Sequence from the Argentina anserina chromosome 7, drPotAnse1.1, whole genome shotgun sequence genome:
ATAAAAGAAGcagaagaaaattcaaagaacgaaaataaaagaatgaaaaattaaACCTGCTTCCTTGCACGTGAACGAGCAGCAGATTCTCGATTCTTTATCATTCTCTTCTGCCTCCTCTCAACAGTCTTCTCAACTATGTCCTCTGGGTTGCCCCTTTTCCTCCCAGGTGTCTGTGTATCTGATAATGTACCCATTAATGGTGAAGGCATCCCAAGCTGGTTATCTGAGTAAGGCACATCCATTACACCACCAGCCCCTACATGCATTGGAGGTGGTATAGGCTGACTTGACATATATACACCCATCATACTTTGCTGTGGATGCTGATATTGTGGTTGTGGGTACTGCAGCCACTGACCTTGAGGAAACTGTGATGCAACATTGGCATCAACGCCAACAAGAATGCCACCAGTGTTTTTCTTGTCTGATGCTTCAGCAACAACTCCTGCTTTGACCAAGAAATCCTCCAAAGTCATCTCTCCTAAAGTAGGTTGTCTTTCTCGGGTTCTCTTTTCCTCATTATCTTTACTTTGTTGAATATCTCTCCAAACCTCATCGACTGTTTTCTTGCTCAGCGCACTAGTTAACGACAGGCTAGCCTGACGCTGCAGGGAAGCTTGATTCACCATGGTGGTACCTTCAATGTCCATACTAATGTTCTGGTTCGCCTCAGCACTCCATACATTTTTGAGAAGTTCATCAAGGTTCATGCTGCTGAGTGGCTTCCCCAAGTCACCTAACTGATTTTGTACCTCATCAAGGGTGAGGTTGTAAATCGAGTTTTGTCTTGTCAAAGGCTGGAACTGTGATTGCTTGCAATTACCATCAGCCCCACCTTGAGAACCCATAGTCTGTATCCCCATTCACCAAACTTCAATAAGAAAAGGTCATCAAACAAATCCTTAAATAACCAAATACATTAACCGATACCAAAAGCTCAGCTCGAAAACCACCAGAGGCAACCTCCGAAGTCCCCCAAAACTCAGAAAcctaacaaacaaaaaattaagtGTACACTCATTATTCTCCAGAAATTAACAGCATGCACGTCGCCAGTAATCAAGGCGACTGTCACAACACCACACACAAAACGAGGGTTACAACAATATCAACAACCCCATGCAACCGAAGATGCAGACACATTAAGGCTAAAGCTACAAAGCTGAACTACACAATGTCGCAGTTTCGAGATAATAAAATTTCAGacaaaaaagaacaaacaaaaaattgaaatcaccAGAGTTAAGTTGCAATTTCTACTCAGCAATTACTTACCtaataaggaaaaaaaataagattaaAGGCATTCTAATGAGACCCTGATAATCTAGATCAAGAAAATAGGAGCTAAAAGGTTGCATGCAAGTGAGTGAAGAACACCCACACCCTCCGTTACACCCAATGCTttcaaaccctaaacccaaaaTCAAACTCTGCAACTCTCCAACTCTATGACACATTTCccaaacaacaaaaataacaaaaaccaaacccaCCCACATTCATCTTCTCAGAAGATAAAAAATCGCAGCACTAACCCCAAATCCAAACCGACCTTGATTTGCATgcaaccaaaaaataaaaacaatccaAAAACTGTCCAGAAGAAGCAAGATCACTCCCGGCAACTTCATTTTCAGAGAGCTCCCCAAAAGAGATGACGTCATCGAATAccaaaatgagagagagagagagagcactcACTTTTGAAACAGTCCGATCTGAATCCAAGGGAGGAGAGTTTTGGGGGCTATGAAATTTTTGGAAGAGGGGGTTTGAGAATCACAGCACATACAAAACTGGGTGTTTGTGTTAATGTGTGTATCTATCTATTTtgtttctgaaaaaaaatggaATCCCAATTCGCGCAACTGCGCAAGTTTgcagagaaaagaagaagagagagagagagagagaggtttcTTTCTGGCTTTTTTCTCCtgcaaaaaccaaaaatttccccaatttcttttccatttttatattattgttTGTGTGcccaaaattttaattatttcttaCTTCTTTCTTGGGAATTACTCCTCTGCTAGCTCCCTCATGTGTTCTTCATCATGGGTTTCCCAATCTACGTGGTCCACTTTTGCCACCaactcactctctctcctACTTGTCAATTTCCTCTATTTTTCGttctttgttttgaacatgtaaGTAGGGAAAGTGAGTGTTgtatttatcaaaattttacATTGGAATCTGAATTTAGCGAATGATGTTCAATCCTTTTAACAAAGCTTGGAAAAGAAAATCGTAGGTGATTAATGATATTTATATTTGGTTGAGGGTATTAATACATTATCGTCGATTATAGGCTATGTTTCTTGAGTAACTTGTAAACGATGAAAACTATATGCACTGCATGCTTCGAGAGCAGTAAAAGTTACATTACGTTTCATTTGGGGATGAGGAAAATTATGACTTGCATTTAAACGTCTAAATACTCAGTTTCAGTGAGAAAGTTGCGTACCACCCTACGTGTTTTCTAAACGATGATTACTATGCACACGACATCTTTCGAGAGATATAAAAGACCAATTTCTTTGCGGTCGAGAAAAACTATAATTTGCATTTTAACGCCTTGATACACAGTTTCAATGAGATAAAGTATAAAAGCACAATTAACTATACTGACATGTTGCATCACTCATTGGTGTCACCAGGGGTGGAACCAGGATTTGATCTTGGGGGGGATTCAGATATAATGCATCGAATCAATGATCATAAGTTGAAAATCGAAAACAGTaatataataatattttaaaactATATTCGATAACTAATAATCCAACAATTAAAAATTAAGTAAATTTCAAACTCATAAAAGTTTAATAAAATACAATATCAAATTAACCATATATCAAA
This genomic interval carries:
- the LOC126803248 gene encoding ABSCISIC ACID-INSENSITIVE 5-like protein 2, producing the protein MGIQTMGSQGGADGNCKQSQFQPLTRQNSIYNLTLDEVQNQLGDLGKPLSSMNLDELLKNVWSAEANQNISMDIEGTTMVNQASLQRQASLSLTSALSKKTVDEVWRDIQQSKDNEEKRTRERQPTLGEMTLEDFLVKAGVVAEASDKKNTGGILVGVDANVASQFPQGQWLQYPQPQYQHPQQSMMGVYMSSQPIPPPMHVGAGGVMDVPYSDNQLGMPSPLMGTLSDTQTPGRKRGNPEDIVEKTVERRQKRMIKNRESAARSRARKQAYTNELENKVSRLEEENERLRKQKELEKVLPTAPSPEPKYQLRRTTSASF